In a single window of the Anabas testudineus chromosome 17, fAnaTes1.2, whole genome shotgun sequence genome:
- the LOC113171646 gene encoding voltage-dependent calcium channel beta subunit-associated regulatory protein, which translates to MSNDLPLLTSLTENATDVPVSTGQVENYVPLLVLLSFFAGGMLVLLSLLLLFCHRCCMGGRRYSRASDDPEKTNTTYAEDSQPTQEITIRLDESDALSASSCHDGESERFVSTGSTGRRVSFNESALYEQEKTTQDKGRRYTLTEGDFHHLKKARLTHLHLPPAPCDLKILTIMECDSTESSTINISETAASNLPLTIYQPTERRMSDWVGQSLSGGLPGDPHHSIILDQRPRQGLSAMKTQRTRSQTMEAIGDRGDADSEMGMRGELTHAPGQTSVLHFFSKLRRHASLEGAGPYFKRWKFDSSHRAASLDAKGSPKRRPFQRQRAASETTDHTEDDSSPLRDEVIESFPHTPIQRSGLESLSAESLSHPATLPMSSVFLSRLKLEAMVEVSGSSSSRTVDPCMLTGDYQAQRQEEAITNGRAEKETKFSAAIRTESTVDGELFGAEDTAVQEMSEDVLRKTVDTKAEGVIDMTKRNEADVDDGDEVVLGAEARRRTDSGSSLSFMIRQESSEVPPSLYRDIWSLRASLEQYASSDQSSTDRESIRSDADSVSSLGGAGARSGLDSCLSQDLDDEPEGEGEGELLEGGIRGASSGDSDVGSGAAGEGEAGNRKLLQMDSGYASIEAPSRAPEDMRLFGTPGAPRGKTATERRLFFTSSGRKGSVCESIETKLFQEELEDEMSNSTETEEKAKERAQPCGQSLTLQEPYQLLKSLHSQKPLESQLPLMSPLMKPIQQPPSPHRPRLRRRDYSIDEKTDALFNEFLRHDPRFDQQDSPLRSRHRSRVHLRKQWQRHKQYSDPGSGTGGRYSPSLERQRFTPLRRGDSAGYPLDTRYHSTLSRIASAADEEASEVAACEEAAKEMAENKDPSSGGATGYATESTASKVSEGTDAAKSSPSGSGSTGEGDGCQVSTNRDREKTSSQTLTTVTSQTSLMDPRIDNRNNNSSQAILAEVSLQAESSLADKLVVSVEERLYGSLRGAEKLGQEGSERVLTVSHTASPGFSPI; encoded by the exons ATGAGCAATGATTTGCCTCTTTTGACAAGTCTGACTGAGAATGCCACC GATGTGCCTGTGTCGACGGGCCAGGTGGAGAACTATGTGCCGCTGTTGGTGCTACTGAGTTTTTTTGCTGGGGGGATGCTGGTCCTGCTCtccctgctgctcctcttctgtCACCGCTGCTGCATGGGTGGAAGACGCTACTCCAG AGCGAGCGATGACCCTGAGAAGACAAATACCACTTATGCTGAAGATTCTCAGCCCACCCAAG AGATCACCATTCGTCTGGATGAATCTGACGCTCTCTCAGCATCAAGCTGTCACGATGGAGAGTCAGAACGATTTGTCTCCACTGGATCAACTGGCCGCAGAGTCTCCTTCAATGAATCTGCACTTTATGAACAGGAGAAGACAACTCAGGACAAAGGACGCAG GTATACTCTGACTGAAGGGGACTTCCATCACTTGAAAAAAGCTCGACTGACCCACCTTCACCTGCCACCAGCGCCATGTGACCTGAAGATCCTCACCATTATGGAGTGTGACTCAACAGAGAGCAGCACCATCAACATCAGTGAGACGGCAGCTTCAAACCTGCCCCTCACCATCTACCAG CCTACTGAGAGAAGGATGTCTGACTGGGTGGGTCAGAGCCTCAGTGGAGGTTTGCCAGGAGACCCACACCACTCCATCATCCTAGACCAGAGACCCAGACAGGGGTTATCAGCTATGAAAACACAGCGCACGCGGTCCCAGACA ATGGAGGCTATCGGGGATAGGGGAGATGCTGACAGCGAAATGGGGATGAGAGGAGAGTTGACTCATGCTCCAGGCCAGACTTCAGTTCTACATTTCTTCTCTAAACTGCGACGCCACGCCAGTCTAGAGGGAGCCGGACCTTACTTCAAGAGGTGGAAGTTCGACAGCAGCCACCGGGCTGCCAGTCTGGATGCCAAAG GATCCCCCAAGAGAAGGCCGTTCCAGAGACAAAGAGCAGCAAGTGAAACTACTGATCACACAGAAGATGACTCTTCTCCTCTTCGAGATGAAGTCATCGAATCTTTCCCACACACTCCCATACAGAGAAGTGGCCTAGAGTCTCTCTCTGCAGAGTCCCTGTCTCACCCTGCAACTTTACCCATGTCATCAGTCTTCCTCAGCAG GCTAAAACTGGAAGCCATGGTGGAGGTAAgtggtagcagcagcagcaggacagtggACCCCTGTATGCTAACAGGTGACTATCAAGCCCAGAGGCAAGAGGAGGCCATAACTAATGgaagagcagaaaaagaaactaaattcaGTGCAGCTATAAGAACTGAATCAACAGTCGATGGGGAATTGTTTGGGGCAGAAGACACTGCGGTTCAAGAAATGTCTGAAGACGTGTTAAGAAAAACTGTAGACACAAAAGCAGAGGGCGTGATAGATATGACAAAAAGGAATGAGGCAGATGTAGATGATGGAGATGAAGTGGTGTTGGGAGCCGAGGCAAGACGAAGGACAGACTCAGGCTCGTCTCTGTCATTCATGATTCGCCAGGAGAGCTCGGAGgtccctccctctctgtacAGAGACATTTGGAGCTTGCGAGCCTCTCTGGAACAATACGCCTCCTCGGACCAGAGCAGCACGGATCGGGAGTCCATCCGCAGTGACGCTGACAGTGTCTCATCCTTAGGTGGTGCAGGAGCTCGTTCTGGCCTTGACAGCTGCTTGTCGCAGGACCTGGATGATGAGCCTGAAGGAGAAGGCGAGGGAGAGTTGTTGGAGGGAGGAATCAGAGGAGCATCAAGTGGGGACAGTGACGTGGGAAGTGGAGCTGCAGGAGAGGGTGAGGCAGGTAACCGGAAGTTGCTTCAAATGGACAGTGGCTATGCCTCTATTGAAGCACCATCTAGAGCTCCTGAGGACATGCGGCTTTTTGGGACTCCTGGAGCTCCTAGAGGAAAGACAGCAACTGAGAGACGGTTGTTCTTCACCAGTTCTGGGAGAAAAGGTTCAGTGTGTGAGAGCATCGAGACCAAGCTGTTtcaggaagagctggaggatgaaatgtcaaacagcacagagacagaggagaaagcaAAGGAGAGAGCTCAACCCTGCGGACAGTCTCTTACCCTTCAAGAACCGTATCAACTTCTGAAATCTCTCCATTCTCAAAAACCTCTAGAATCACAATTACCTCTGATGTCTCCACTGATGAAGCCAATCCAACAGCCGCCGAGTCCTCACAGACCTCGCCTTCGCCGCCGTGACTACAGCATTGATGAAAAGACAGATGCTCTTTTCAACGAGTTCCTCCGTCATGATCCCCGGTTCGACCAGCAGGATTCTCCGCTGCGCTCCAGGCACCGCTCCAGAGTTCACCTCCGGAAGCAGTGGCAGAGACACAAGCAATACAGCGACCCAGGGTCAGGCACTGGGGGTAGGTACTCCCCATCTTTGGAGAGGCAGAGGTTTACTCCGCTGAGGAGGGGGGACAGTGCCGGTTACCCCCTGGACACCAGATATCACAGCACACTCTCACGGATTGCAAGTGCTGCTGATGAAGAAGCCAGTGAGGTTGCAGCTTGTGAGGAAGCAGCCAAAGAGATGGCAGAGAACAAAGATCCATCAAGTGGAGGAGCTACAGGATATGCCACTGAAAGCACAGCCAGCAAAGTATCTGAAGGCACAGATGCAGCAAAGAGCAGCCCTAGTGGATCAGGGTCAACTGGAGAGGGTGATGGCTGCCAAGTctctacaaacagagacagagaaaagacaagtaGCCAGACTTTGACCACTGTAACTTCACAAACAAGCCTCATGGATCCAAGGATcgacaacagaaacaacaacagtagtCAGGCTATCCTAGCCGAGGTTTCCCTGCAGGCAGAAAGCAGCCTGGCAGACAAGTTGGTCGTGTCGGTGGAAGAGAGGCTTTACGGCAGCCTACGCGGTGCAGAGAAGCTCGGCCAGGAAGGATCAGAGCGTGTGCTCACTGTGTCTCACACAGCCTCACCCGGCTTTAGTCCAATATAA
- the LOC113171381 gene encoding midnolin-like, which translates to MEQQQRGVCSFTPDRGVGCGAGVSTGQSAMRLSITSTTGSPVELMVPRGDTVEGLRTRIAQKLRLQTEKFVLLHNDRKLTGGRLLDFGLTDGSKVTLVPVVEAGLVCPTNRLERTVMDVLESLTEVQISDFLSGRSPLTINLGIGARVMYVQLQLSAQDVKELQQDEDVRVKSSSEHKTGPLKTGAVSLPNSALTWSSTTSPASNTSTPAPNTADSAFNLKDTNSHSSTSVPAVNCHHQSSLHPSCPLSTSSLAAGFPHPSCPVRAAAPVCSPAPTGSSTGPLSPTPASTFTESNIRAPPTAELSKQPGAVIESFVSHSPGVFSGTFSGTLAPCSQNSISHPRHGVAVILHILNDLLKAAYNHQGASPAPQQCHSSTLERVNPLLIAESTNRARSKPLVAQREEHSNKAPGDDSHSLHSSTEENETLHCKLEHLQFLMHQRRLRRRTRRNSRLLQTTHLYQRRHHHP; encoded by the exons atggagcagcagcagcggggcGTCTGTAGCTTCACCCCGGACAGGGGTGTAGGGTGCGGGGCTGGGGTCTCCACCGGTCAGTCCGCCATGCGTTTGTCTATCACGTCCACCACTGGAAGTCCTGTGGAGCTCATGGTCCCCCGAGGAGATACGGTGGAGGGACTGAGGACACGTATCGCCCAAAAACTCagactgcaaacagaaaaattTGTCCTCCTGCACAACGACAG GAAGCTGACCGGAGGGAGACTATTGGACTTCGGTCTGACAGATGGCAGCAAAGTGACCCTGGTCCCCGTCGTGGAAGCTGGTTTAGTG TGTCCCACGAACAGACTTGAGAGGACTGTGATGGACGTTTTGGAAAGTTTAACAGAGGTCcag ATTAGTGACTTCCTATCTGGGCGCTCACCACTGACCATTAACCTGGGAATTGGCGCCCGCGTGATGTATGTGCAGCTCCAGCTTTCAGCACAGGACGtaaaagagctgcagcaggatgaagatGTGAGAGTTAAGAGCAGCAGTGAGCACAAAACGGGCCCACTAAAGACTGGAGCTGTGAGCCTTCCTAACTCTGCATTGACCTGGTCCTCCACTACCTCACCTGCTTCAAATACCTCCACTCCAGCCCCAAACACAGCTGACTCCGCCTTCAACTTAAAAGATACCAACTCCCACTCATCCACCTCGGTCCCTGCTGTAAACTGCCATCACCAGTCATCTCTGCATCCCTCCTGTCCTCTTTCAACCTCTTCTTTGGCCGCTGGTTTCCCACATCCAAGTTGTCCAGTGCGAGCAGCTGCACCAGTCTGTTCACCTGCTCCCACTGGCTCCAGTACTGGACCCCTGAGCCCCACGCCAGCCTCAACTTTCACAGAG AGTAACATTCGTGCACCACCGACTGCAGAACTGAGCAAACAACCAGGAGCAGTTATAGAAAGTTTTGTGAGCCACTCTCCAGGCGTCTTTTCTGGGACTTTCTCTg GCACTCTGGCTCCTTGCAGTCAGAACAGCATCAGCCATCCTCGACATGGCGTCGCTGTTATTCTCCACATTCTAAATGACCTCCTGAAAGCTGCCTACAACCACCAGGGGGCTTCACCTGCTCCTCAGCAATGCCACAGCTCCACTTTAGAGCGGGTCAACCCACTGCTCATAGCAGAGAGCACCAACAGAGCAAGAAGCAAACCACTGGTGGCCCAGAGGGAAGAACACTCCAATAAAGCTCCAG GTGACGACAGTCACTCCCTCCACTCATCCACAGAGGAGAATGAAACACTGCACTGTAAACTAGAACACCTCCAGTTTCTTATGCATCAGAGGCGTCTTCGCAGACGGACTCGCCGGAACTCGCGCCTCTTACAAACAACTCACTTGTACCAACGTCGTCACCATCATCCCTAG
- the cirbpa gene encoding cold inducible RNA binding protein a isoform X3 translates to MSDEGKLFIGGLSFETNEESLEKAFSKYGTIEKVDVIRDKETGRSRGFGFVKYDNAEDAKDALEAMNGKTLDGRAIRVDEAGKGGRTRGGFGSCPRGGRFSGSRGRGGRGYSRGGGYSSDRSYGDRSYGDRGFGGGERSFGGSGGYRSGGYSSGGYRENRGQGGYGDRSGSYRDGYDSYAAHE, encoded by the exons ATGTCGGACGAGGGTAAATTGTTCATCGGAGGACTGAGCTTCGAGACCAACGAGGAGTCTCTTGAAAAAGCCTTCAGCAAATACGGAACAATCGAAAAAG TTGATGTGatcagagacaaagagacaggaagaTCTCGTGGTTTCGGCTTTGTGAAATACGATAACGCAGAGGATGCTAAAGACGCACTGGAAGCCATGAACGGCAAG ACTCTAGATGGCCGTGCCATTCGTGTGGATGAGGCAGGTAAGGGTGGACGTACAAGGGGAGGTTTTGGCTCATGTCCACGAGGTGGCAGGTTCAGTGgatccagaggaagaggtggacGTGGCTACTCCAGAG GTGGAGGATACAGTAGCGACAGAAGCTACGGTGACAGGAGCTATGGCGACAGAGGCTTTGGTGGTGGAGAGAGGAGCTTTGGTGGAAGCGGAGGATACAGAAGTGGAGGATACTCTTCAGGAGGCTACAGAGAAAACAG GGGTCAGGGTGGATATGGTGACCGTTCTGGATCCTACCGCGATGGATATGACAGCTATG CTGCACACGAGTAA
- the cirbpa gene encoding cold inducible RNA binding protein a isoform X1, which yields MSDEGKLFIGGLSFETNEESLEKAFSKYGTIEKVDVIRDKETGRSRGFGFVKYDNAEDAKDALEAMNGKTLDGRAIRVDEAGKGGRTRGGFGSCPRGGRFSGSRGRGGRGYSRDFGGGGYSSDRSYGDRSYGDRGFGGGERSFGGSGGYRSGGYSSGGYRENRGQGGYGDRSGSYRDGYDSYAAHE from the exons ATGTCGGACGAGGGTAAATTGTTCATCGGAGGACTGAGCTTCGAGACCAACGAGGAGTCTCTTGAAAAAGCCTTCAGCAAATACGGAACAATCGAAAAAG TTGATGTGatcagagacaaagagacaggaagaTCTCGTGGTTTCGGCTTTGTGAAATACGATAACGCAGAGGATGCTAAAGACGCACTGGAAGCCATGAACGGCAAG ACTCTAGATGGCCGTGCCATTCGTGTGGATGAGGCAGGTAAGGGTGGACGTACAAGGGGAGGTTTTGGCTCATGTCCACGAGGTGGCAGGTTCAGTGgatccagaggaagaggtggacGTGGCTACTCCAGAG ACTTTGGAGGTGGAGGATACAGTAGCGACAGAAGCTACGGTGACAGGAGCTATGGCGACAGAGGCTTTGGTGGTGGAGAGAGGAGCTTTGGTGGAAGCGGAGGATACAGAAGTGGAGGATACTCTTCAGGAGGCTACAGAGAAAACAG GGGTCAGGGTGGATATGGTGACCGTTCTGGATCCTACCGCGATGGATATGACAGCTATG CTGCACACGAGTAA
- the cirbpa gene encoding cold inducible RNA binding protein a isoform X2: protein MSDEGKLFIGGLSFETNEESLEKAFSKYGTIEKVDVIRDKETGRSRGFGFVKYDNAEDAKDALEAMNGKTLDGRAIRVDEAGKGGRTRGGFGSCPRGGRFSGSRGRGGRGYSRDFGGGGYSSDRSYGDRSYGDRGFGGGERSFGGSGGYRSGGYSSGGYRENRGQGGYGDRSGSYRDGYDSYDW, encoded by the exons ATGTCGGACGAGGGTAAATTGTTCATCGGAGGACTGAGCTTCGAGACCAACGAGGAGTCTCTTGAAAAAGCCTTCAGCAAATACGGAACAATCGAAAAAG TTGATGTGatcagagacaaagagacaggaagaTCTCGTGGTTTCGGCTTTGTGAAATACGATAACGCAGAGGATGCTAAAGACGCACTGGAAGCCATGAACGGCAAG ACTCTAGATGGCCGTGCCATTCGTGTGGATGAGGCAGGTAAGGGTGGACGTACAAGGGGAGGTTTTGGCTCATGTCCACGAGGTGGCAGGTTCAGTGgatccagaggaagaggtggacGTGGCTACTCCAGAG ACTTTGGAGGTGGAGGATACAGTAGCGACAGAAGCTACGGTGACAGGAGCTATGGCGACAGAGGCTTTGGTGGTGGAGAGAGGAGCTTTGGTGGAAGCGGAGGATACAGAAGTGGAGGATACTCTTCAGGAGGCTACAGAGAAAACAG GGGTCAGGGTGGATATGGTGACCGTTCTGGATCCTACCGCGATGGATATGACAGCTATG ACTGGTGA
- the ndufa13 gene encoding NADH dehydrogenase [ubiquinone] 1 alpha subcomplex subunit 13: MAGSKVKQDMPPPGGYAAFDYKRNLPKRGLSGYSMFGVGIGIMAFGYWRLFRWNRERRRLQIEEMEARIAMMPLLQAEQDRRTLRMLRENLEEEAILMKDVPGWKVGEKVFHTDRWVPPLSDELFNLRPREEILSKRFGLMWYV, translated from the exons ATGGCGGGGTCCAAGGTGAAGCAGGACATGCCTCCTCCGGGAGGCTATGCTGCGTTTGATTATAAGAGAAATCTACCAAAACGAGGACTTTCGG GATATAGCATGTTTGGTGTTGGCATCGGCATCATGGCGTTTGGCTACTGGAGGCTGTTTAGGTGGAACAGAGAGCGGAG GCGCTTGCAGATCGAGGAGATGGAGGCCAGGATAGCTATGATGCCCCTGCTGCAGGCGGAGCAAGACCGAAG aACCTTACGGATGCTGAGGGAAAACTTAGAAGAGGAGGCAATTCTCATGAAGGATGTTCCAGGTTGGAAG GTTGGTGAGAAAGTCTTCCACACAGATCGCTGGGTCCCTCCTCTCTCGGACGAGCTGTTCAACCTCCGGCCCCGTGAGGAGATTTTAAGCAAGCGCTTTGGCCTCATGTGGTACGTCTAA